A window of Pseudomonas monteilii contains these coding sequences:
- a CDS encoding diguanylate cyclase — translation MPSSHLQPHDYLSPEERSAIAEIEATTSILRLVTRLTGMRFAGIAKFTDTEWITCMVHDVGELGIEEGDCEPLEVTLCSEFKRDPRALLVPKISEDVRFATRPVVKRFDLESYAGVPIFLPDGRLYGALCALDSEPTLFDNPDLAETLDLFARLIGCIFYANLAPQPTPPVAQPA, via the coding sequence ATGCCTTCTTCACACTTGCAGCCTCATGACTATCTGTCGCCCGAAGAACGTTCCGCGATCGCCGAAATCGAGGCGACGACCAGCATTCTGCGGCTGGTCACCCGGTTGACCGGCATGCGGTTCGCCGGGATCGCCAAGTTCACCGACACCGAATGGATCACCTGCATGGTGCATGACGTCGGTGAACTGGGCATCGAGGAAGGTGACTGCGAACCTCTGGAAGTCACGTTGTGCAGCGAGTTCAAACGCGATCCACGTGCTTTGCTGGTGCCCAAGATCAGCGAGGACGTCCGTTTCGCCACCCGGCCCGTGGTCAAGCGCTTCGACCTGGAAAGCTACGCCGGGGTGCCGATCTTCCTGCCCGATGGCCGTCTGTACGGTGCCCTCTGCGCGCTGGATTCCGAGCCTACGCTGTTCGACAACCCAGACCTGGCCGAAACCCTGGACCTCTTCGCTCGCCTGATCGGGTGCATCTTCTACGCCAACCTGGCCCCTCAGCCGACGCCTCCCGTGGCCCAACCCGCCTGA
- a CDS encoding sulfur relay protein TusE: MNALTLNDRQVPLDKDGFLVDLQDWSREVAEALALNEGLPLTPEHWEILVLLRRFHEQYALSPATRPLVKYVALNLGTDKGNSAYLNRLFNGTPAKLAAKLAGLPKPTNCI; this comes from the coding sequence ATGAACGCATTGACGCTGAACGATCGCCAGGTACCCCTGGACAAGGACGGCTTTCTGGTCGACCTGCAGGACTGGTCCCGCGAAGTCGCCGAGGCACTGGCGCTGAACGAAGGCCTGCCGCTGACGCCCGAACACTGGGAAATCCTCGTGCTGCTGCGCCGCTTCCACGAACAGTACGCGCTGTCGCCGGCCACCCGGCCTCTGGTCAAGTACGTCGCCCTGAACCTGGGCACTGACAAGGGCAATAGCGCTTACCTCAATCGCCTGTTCAACGGCACCCCTGCCAAGCTGGCTGCCAAGCTGGCGGGCCTGCCCAAGCCGACCAATTGCATATGA
- a CDS encoding sulfur relay protein DsrH, giving the protein MSTTLHVIAHSPFGDERLSSCLRLLGADDSLLLCGEAVQALRSGTAPQAQLRDARLQGRLFALSEDLEARDLADTLAERVDYPGFVDLTLRHDKVNTWL; this is encoded by the coding sequence ATGAGCACCACGTTGCATGTGATCGCCCACTCGCCGTTTGGCGACGAGCGTCTGTCCAGTTGCCTGCGCCTGCTAGGTGCCGACGACAGTCTGCTGCTGTGCGGCGAGGCAGTCCAGGCCCTGCGCAGCGGCACCGCACCCCAGGCTCAGCTGCGCGACGCCAGGCTGCAGGGCCGACTGTTCGCCTTGAGCGAGGACCTGGAGGCGCGTGACCTGGCAGACACGTTGGCCGAACGCGTCGATTACCCCGGCTTCGTCGACCTCACCCTGCGCCACGACAAGGTCAACACCTGGCTATGA
- a CDS encoding hypothetical protein (membrane protein YebN), with the protein MSLISLFFIALAMSTDAFAAAIGKGSSLHKPTLREALRTGVIFGLIEAVTPLVGWAIGQVAARHVAQWDHWIAFVLLVALGLHMIYNGCKHDEAEDEKPAQHSFFRLALTAFATSIDALAVGVGLAFVDVNILVAAGAIGVATLVMVTVGVMLGRALGAVVGKRAEIVGGVVLMLVGATILYEHLSAAA; encoded by the coding sequence GTGAGCCTGATTTCCCTTTTCTTCATTGCCTTGGCCATGTCCACCGATGCCTTCGCCGCCGCCATCGGCAAAGGGTCCAGCCTGCACAAGCCCACCTTGCGCGAAGCATTGCGTACAGGCGTGATCTTCGGCCTCATCGAAGCGGTGACGCCGCTCGTCGGCTGGGCCATCGGCCAGGTCGCCGCGCGCCATGTCGCGCAGTGGGACCACTGGATCGCCTTCGTGCTGCTGGTGGCGCTGGGGCTGCACATGATCTACAACGGTTGCAAGCACGATGAGGCCGAGGACGAAAAGCCCGCCCAGCACTCGTTCTTCAGGCTGGCGCTCACGGCCTTCGCCACCAGTATCGATGCCCTGGCGGTCGGCGTAGGCCTGGCCTTCGTCGACGTCAACATCCTGGTGGCGGCCGGCGCCATCGGCGTGGCCACGCTGGTCATGGTGACCGTGGGGGTGATGCTGGGTCGCGCACTGGGCGCCGTGGTCGGCAAACGGGCCGAGATCGTGGGGGGCGTGGTGCTGATGCTGGTCGGTGCCACCATCCTCTACGAGCACCTGTCAGCGGCTGCCTGA
- a CDS encoding sulfurtransferase, whose amino-acid sequence MRFAIAVFSPAHAPSSRRALRFAEAILAGGHQIERLFFYQDGVHSASGNIVAPQDECDIAAQWRQFITEHQLDAVVCIAAALRRGVLDASEASRYQREAANLPAPWVLSGLGQLHEAAQSADRLVCFGGD is encoded by the coding sequence ATGAGATTCGCCATCGCGGTTTTTTCCCCCGCCCATGCGCCCTCCTCGCGCCGTGCACTGCGGTTCGCCGAAGCGATCCTGGCCGGCGGGCATCAGATCGAGCGCCTGTTCTTCTATCAGGACGGTGTCCACAGCGCCTCGGGCAATATCGTCGCGCCGCAGGATGAGTGCGACATTGCCGCTCAATGGCGCCAGTTCATCACCGAGCACCAACTCGACGCGGTGGTCTGCATCGCCGCTGCCTTGCGCCGGGGCGTACTCGACGCCTCGGAAGCCAGCCGTTACCAGCGTGAGGCTGCCAACCTGCCTGCGCCTTGGGTGCTGTCAGGGCTAGGCCAGCTGCACGAAGCGGCACAATCGGCCGACCGCCTGGTCTGCTTCGGAGGCGACTGA
- a CDS encoding sulfur relay protein TusC: MSHSLLIISRQAPGSGLGAREALDIALAGGAFDLPLGMLFLDDGVFQLLDRQRPAHLEQKRLAANLQALPLFGVEQLYACAASLASRGLADETLALPVETLDDAGLRALLARFDQVMTL, from the coding sequence ATGAGCCACTCCCTGTTGATCATCAGCCGTCAGGCACCTGGGTCGGGCCTGGGCGCACGGGAAGCGCTGGACATCGCTTTGGCAGGCGGAGCCTTCGACCTGCCGCTGGGCATGCTCTTTCTCGACGACGGCGTTTTCCAGCTGCTCGACCGGCAACGACCTGCGCACCTAGAGCAGAAGCGCCTGGCCGCCAACCTGCAGGCGCTGCCGCTGTTCGGTGTCGAGCAGTTGTACGCCTGCGCCGCCAGCCTCGCTAGCCGTGGCCTGGCCGACGAGACCTTGGCCCTGCCAGTCGAGACGCTCGATGACGCAGGGCTGCGCGCCCTGCTTGCCCGCTTCGATCAGGTGATGACCTTATGA
- a CDS encoding aldehyde-activating protein has protein sequence MKGSCACGAVAYGIDSIDMPISHCHCRTCRKTHAAAYVTTAGVLRHHFTWTRGTLALKAFESSPGKRRFFCGHCGSHLAAERDGAAAMIIRVATLDDAPPARPAFHIWTAHAVDWLDGEGLPEYHQWQPDR, from the coding sequence ATGAAAGGAAGCTGCGCCTGCGGCGCCGTCGCGTATGGGATCGACAGCATCGACATGCCGATCAGTCACTGCCACTGCCGCACGTGTCGTAAAACCCACGCCGCTGCCTATGTCACCACGGCAGGCGTGCTCAGGCATCACTTCACCTGGACGCGTGGCACGCTAGCCCTGAAAGCGTTCGAATCCTCGCCAGGCAAACGCCGATTCTTCTGCGGCCACTGCGGCTCGCACCTGGCAGCCGAGCGGGATGGCGCTGCTGCGATGATCATACGGGTGGCGACACTGGACGATGCGCCTCCTGCCCGTCCCGCATTCCATATCTGGACCGCGCATGCCGTGGACTGGCTGGACGGTGAGGGTTTGCCCGAGTACCACCAGTGGCAGCCTGACCGTTAA